The sequence AAAAAGAGGATATACACTGATATATCAGAGAAGCTTGAGATAAAAGACAAAATAATAGTACAGAGTATTTTAGGAGGAGAAGAATTTATCGGATGGATAAGGGACAACTTCTTAAAGAGAAAAAAAGATAGAGAATGTCCACCTTTAAGAGAAATACAAAAGTACAAGGCAAAAGAAGAGATTATAGAAGCTGTTGAAAAAGAAATTGGTAAAAACATAGAAGAGATAAGGGCAGAAAGAGGAAGCATTAGACAAATTATGATGGATTTATTATATAGGATAGGCGGATTAACCGGCGTGGAGATAGGCAAAATATTGGGAGTTGACTACAGCACAGTAAGTCAAGGAAGAAAGCGTTTAAGAGAAAAGATACAGAAAGATAAAAAGTTAAAGCAGATGATAAATCGAGTTGAAGAAAATTGTCAATATGAAAGAATTGACCCCCTGTGATTTGACTCTTGACCCCCTGTGATTTGACTCAAAGGAAGACTAACAAAAGTGACCGATGCCTCAGGCACAGAGAAATACTACTATGATAAACTCGGAAGAGTAACCAAGGCAATAAAAACAGTAGACAGCATAGATTACACAACAGAAACCACATATGATGCCCTTGGAAGGACAACAACCATCAAATACCCTGATGGAGAGGCAGTCAACTACAGCTATGACACTGGAGGTAACCTCACAGGGGTAACAGGCCATGTAACCTATTCAAACTTCAACGCCCTTGGCCAGGCAGGAAATATCACCTATGCAAATGGAGTAAGCACAACCTACCAATATTACACAACAAACAACAGACTCTACTCCATAACAACAAATGGCCCTACACAGGGACTACAGAACCTCTCATACAATTACGACAACACAGGAAACATAACCACAATAACAGACATCCTGGACAGCAATAGAACCCAGAACTTCACATACGATGATTTAAACCGACTCACACAGGCACAAAGCACAGCATACGGGACATTGACATACCAATACAACCAGATAGGAAACATCACTTACAACAGCATGGTAGGAAGCTACACCTATGGAACAAAACCCCATGCAGTAACCAAGGCAGGTGCAAACACATACAGTTATGATGCCAATGGCAACATGACAGGCGGTGCAGGCAGGACAATAACATACAACTATGACAACATGCCATCAAAAATAACCAAAAGTGTATCAACATACTTCACATATGACTATTCAGGGCAAAGAGTAAAAAAGAAAGTATCATCTACAACCACTGTTTACATAGGCAAACACTATGAATGCACAAGCAGCCTCTGCACCAAATACATCTTTGCAGGAAATAACAGAATAGCCTCAAAGACATCATCAGCCACCTACTACTACCACACAGACCACCTTGGAAGCAGTAGCATAATTACAGATGCAACAGGAGCCAAAGTCCAGGGAATATACTACTACCCCTATGGCGGCACAAGAAGTAGCACAGGAACAGCAAACATAAAACACAAATTCACAGGGCAGGAAGAGGATGCAGAGACAGGGCTTTACTATTATGGAGCAAGATATTATGACCCAATACTTGGGAGGTTTATAAGTGCGGATAGTATAGTGCAGGATCCATTCTATCCTCAATCCCTCAACCGCTACTCCTATGCCTTAGACAACCCTCTGAAGTATGTAGACCCAAATGGGCAAATTCCCTGGTTGGTAGTAGCAATGATAGTTGGGGCAGTAATAGGAGGAGTAAGCGCAGCAATACAGGGTGGAGATGTTGGAGACATACTTGCAGGAGCATTTATAGGGGCAGTAGCAGCAGGGATAGGATATGGATTTGGTGTTGGTGCTGTAGATCTATTAGCTTTACAAGGTCCTGCTGCTGCTATAGTAGGGGGAGCAGTAGGAGGAATGGTAGGCGGTATAATATCGTCAGGGGAATCAGGTAAAATAGGGCAAGGCATGCTCATAGGAGCGATTTCTGGGGGAGTTGGTGGCTACATAGGGGGATTGGGTGGAGGCACAAATATCTACTTAAAAGGACTTGTCATGATAGGTTCTGGTGCTATAATTGGAGGTGTAGCCTCAGAGCTAACAGGCGGGAACTTTGGAGAGGGACTAAAGATTGGAGGAATCTCCGCAGCAATTTCATTTGCCCTTACTCAGTATTTTGCGAGCACTAACAAAGCAGGAGAGGAGAGTGAGAAGAAGGCCCAGAGGGATTTAAATATAAATAAGGGAGAAAATGCAAGTAGACAGAATAAGTCACTTATAGAAGAGATGATGGAAAATTCATATATGGTAGCGGAGGATGTTAATCCTTATAAAGGAACAGGAGCAGTTGGAGGGTCTGGTCCAATCCGGGAATTTGGTGTGAAGTCATTAAAAGGCGGAGAAGCTTTATACAAAGGAATAAGGTATATAGCCCTCGATGATTACAATTTTTATAGGGCTACTGGGGAACATAAATATGGAGGTTTTAAAAATGTGGAGTGGAATGAAATTCCTGGGAATAACTTTGATGAAAAATGGAAGAATTGGTATAAAGATGGTCATTAAGTATAATAATGGAAGCAACTAGTTTCGATAAATTTTTACTTGCTGAATATCCATACATAGGGATTTTCTATATACCCCTAAAGTTTCTTTTCTTTAATTTAACAGTTATGGTAGCCCTTTGGTTTATATGGGAGCTTATTTATAGGAAAATGACTATCAAATATAATAAAGAAATAAAATTGTCATCGCTAATGGTATTTAATATAATATTAGCAAGTCAATTTCTTCCGATAATTATTAATATTATCTATATCTCAATTGCAGTTAATATTTTTAATGGTTTAGACATATTTAAAATAGTAAGATTTAGTGCCGATAAAAAAAATTTTTTTAATATAGCTACTCTGGGGGATGTTTCGGTTTTTGTTGTTACATTATATGTAGTATTTAAACAGGAATTGCGAAAATACATGGGCTTAGGGGTTTTATTGCCCATTGGATTTAAAAAGACACTGTTTTATACTTT is a genomic window of Nitrospirota bacterium containing:
- a CDS encoding CPBP family intramembrane metalloprotease — translated: MEATSFDKFLLAEYPYIGIFYIPLKFLFFNLTVMVALWFIWELIYRKMTIKYNKEIKLSSLMVFNIILASQFLPIIINIIYISIAVNIFNGLDIFKIVRFSADKKNFFNIATLGDVSVFVVTLYVVFKQELRKYMGLGVLLPIGFKKTLFYTFAGLMIFFLTDLIYSSFFGGDEFIVEMHHEMAKSASTVFIATVISGGLVIAPIGEEILFRGVIYTAIKERLGFITALFLQSALFSMIHGDNLMIAFILAIVSTIIYEKTKNLYPSIGLHFFHNLIFYVSVF